AACAAATCCGCCACCCGCATGCCGAGCCAGTACGAAAAGGGCAGCGGCAGCCGACGACTGAGGAACGCCGCCGCCAGGTTCGCCCAGTAACCCACCACGTTCCGCTCGCCTCCGCCACGCCCGATGACCAGCCTATGCGCGGCCCCTCCCCACCGCAAGGACCCCGCCGCATTAGCCCTCCCGCCGTGGCTCGCCCGGCGGCGGCCAGTTCTGCGCGGCCTCGTCCAGCACCAGCACCCAGTCGAGCTGCTCGCCCGCAGCCGGCGGCGTGAACACGGGCAGCGCGGCCTTCTCAAACTCGCCGATCTTCAACGCCTCGCCGGTGCGCGGATCGTACCACCAGGCCACCCAGCGCCCTTCGCGCAGGGGTGCGGCGTTCACCCGGAAGCTCCGCCCACACGGCGCGTAGACCATCGCCCAGCGGCCCTCCCGGTCGCGCGTTGCAGCAAAGCGCCGCAGCCCCGCGCCGGGCACCGCGTTGGTGTTCGTCGGATGCGGCGCGATCAGCGAGTCGTCCGGAATGCGCGTGAAGAACGGCCGTGACTCGATCAATCGCCGCGCGTGCCGCATCTGCTCGGCGCCGGGCTCCCGGATCGCCTCGCGCCAGCTCAGTATCGGCGCGTTCACCGGCGCGCGGCCCGGCGCCCACATCTGCCAGACCGAGTGGTGGCCGTAGGTGTGCCCGAACGCCCCCGCGCACAGGTCCCAGTACAGCGCCCGGCGCACGTCCGCCGCGAGCGAAACGCCGTGCTCCTGCGCGCGAAAGCCGACCGGATGCCCCTCGTAGATCGGCTCGCCGTCGAGCACCGGCTTCACCGGTTGGCGCTCCCAATCGCGCGTGGTGCGCGCGTACGCGGGCCACACCGCGTCGTGACCGTTCTGACGCATGTTGAAATCCAACCACGGCGCGTCGTGGAACCACTCCGACGAGCTCCGCCCGCCGCGCGGATGGAACGTGATCAGATGCGCGCCGCCATCCCCCTCCCGCAGCCCGCGCGCCATCGCGTCCATGATCGCGCGATGCTCGTCGCTGTCCACCGTGCGGTCACCGCCCAGAATCCAGACGATCCCCGCCTCGCGGTAGCGCCGGCCGAGCCAGCGTCCGTACACATATGCGTTGGTCGCGTTGAACACCACCGGCCCCGCGCCGCCGGCCGCCGCGGTCCACTTGTCGCCCCACGTCGGCAAGAACCCCACGTAGATGCCCCGCTCGTTCGCGGCGCGCACAATGAAGTCCACGTGGTCCCAGTAGTCGTTCGCTGGCCCCGGCCGCTCCGCCGGGCGGGCCGGATCGAGATCCTCCAGCGGCAGATGGCCATACGCGTTCGGCACGCGCAGCCCGTCGAGCTCCGCCAGCGCGACCGCCTGCACCACGTTGAACTGCTGGCGAGCACGCGTGTCGAGGTAGTGCAGCGCCTCCTCGCGGTTCAGCCGGTGAAACAGCTCCCAGGCGGTGTCGCCGAGCCAAAAAAACGGCCGGCCGTCCTCCGTTTGCAAATACCGCCGCTCCGGATGCACCTGCAGCCGCGGCAGCGGCGCCGCCCGCGCCGCGGACCCCGCCACGAAGGCCGCCAGAATGCCGGTCACAAATCCCCGGGTGACGTAGGCTGGCCAACGCATCATGTGCGATCCTCCTCGGACGGCCGGAGCGCGCCCGCGCCGCCCGCAATGTGTACCGTCTGCGTCGGGAACGCGAACTGGATTCCCTCCGCCGCAAACCGCCGCAGAATCTCAAGGTTCAGGCGGCTGTGGTGGTCGAGATACGCCCACCAGTCGGCCGGATGGTACCAGTACACCACCTGCAGGTTCAGCGAGTAGGGCCCATACTCGCGGAAATGCACCCGTGGCGGCCGTTCCGCATTGAACCCCTCGTGCCGATCGAGCAGCTCGCGAAGAATCTCCATCGCGCGCTCCACCCGCTGCGGCGGCGTGTCGTACGTGATGCCGATCACCGACTGGCTTCGGATGAACGTGCGCCGGCCGTAGTTGCGGATCGCGCGGCCCGCGAGGTCGCCGTTCGGAATCGTCACCAGCTCGCCGTCGAGCGTGCGCAACCGCGTGGACCGCAGCCCGACCGATTCCACCACGCCGTCCAGATCGCCCGCCGCAATCCGATCGCCCAGTCCAAAGGGCTTGTCCGCGAGCAGCACGATCGAGCCGAAGAAATTCCGCAGCGAGTCCTGCGCGGCCAGCGCGACCGCCAGTCCGCCGATCCCGAGGCCGGCGAGGATCGAAGTGACCGGCTTGTCGGACAGCGTCTGCGCCACCTGCACCATCACCAGCACCAACACGGTCGCGCGCAGGCTGTGTCCGACAATCGGCACCAGCATCTCGTCCAGCCGGCTGCGGCTCCGCTGCGCGGTGAGCTCGAGCCAGCGCACGACGACCGCCACCATCGCCCACGCGACCCAGCCCACCGCCAGCACGTCCAGCACCCGCGCGACTGCCGCAACCCCCGGTGCCAGGGGCGCAGGCCAGGGCAGCTGGGGTAAAATCCGTGCGAGCGCGAGCGCGCCGATCGTCCCCGGCGCACAGCGCGCCAGCGCCGCCGCGGCGCTCTGCTGCAGCGGCCGTCCCCTCCGGCCGGCGGCGCCCGCCCACCGCTCGAGGTAGACCCGCAGCACGCGGCCCCCCAGCAGAGCGCCAAGCGCAACACCGCCAATCCATGCGACCCGCCACTCGACCATCACAAACCCCCCGCCGCCCGGCGTTATCCTCTGCCCGCCGCGCGCCGCACCGCCGGGAAAAGATGACGCCGCCGGTCCGCCGCCCGCTGGCCCGCTGGCCGTGGCACAAACAAATCCGCCGGCCCCAGCCCCAGCTCGTGCGCAACGTCCAGGCAATAACCGAGGTCACCCACGTCCTCGTCGCGGTTGTTCGTGCCGAACGCGAACTTCGCGCCTGCCGCACGCGCCAGCCGCAGAAACGCCCGGCCGGGCAGCCGCGTGCGCGCGTTGATTTCCAACGCGACATCGTACCGAACCGCCGCCTCGATCACGCGCCGCATCCGCGCCTCGGTCCACAGCTCGTCGTACCGCGCCGCGAGCGATGCGGGCAAAAACGTCGGGTTCGCCAGCACGTCAATCGGCTCGCGCTCGACGATGCCGACCGTCCGCTCGACGAGCATGTCCATGAACTCCTCCGGATCGTCGACCGGTGCCTCCGCCGCAATCCACAGCCGCAGCCGCCGCCCCCGTCGGTCGGTCCACGTCATCGCATCGGTGAACACATAGTCGAACTGCGCGACCGTCTCCGGCGAGAGCAGTGCGGTCCACTCCCGCCCCTCCCCCTGAACCGCGGCGAAGAACTCCCCGCAGCGTCGCACCTCCGCCAGCCACGCGAGCGCGGCCGCGTCGTTGGTGGTCGGGAACCCCAGACCCACGTTGATCGCCAGGCCGAACTGCACGCCAGTCGCGCGCGAGAGCTCGAGCGCACGCTCCACCGTGAGGCCGCCCTTCAGGTGCACGTGCAGGTTGCGCAGCGGCGCGCCGTCAGCCAAAAGTTGCGCGAGCGCCGGATGCGCCCGCTCCGCCGCGGCGGCCGCCAACACCGGCACCAGCGCCACCCAGGCCAGCACCACCACTCCGCTCATTGCGCTCCGCCCGCTGCCGGCGCCGCGCCGCGCCGATGCTGCAACAGCCACTCGTACAGCTCCGGCCCCTCGTAGGCGGCGGTCCACGCGTCGTGACCGGTGTTCGGATACACCGTGAAGCGGGGCTGCGCACCCACACGGCGTAGCGCCTCCACCATCACCTCCGACTCCCTCAGCGGCACCACCGGATCGTCCGCGCCATGAAACACCCACGCCGGCACCTGTCGCAGCGCGCCGGCGCGATACCACGGCCCCCCGCCGCAGATCGGCGCGATCGCCGCAAACAATTCTGGAAACTCCGCCGCCAGCCGCCAGGTGCCAAATCCACCCATGCTCAACCCCGTCACGTACACCCGGTCCCGGTCCACGCGGTGCGCCGCGATCACGTCGTCCAGCAGCGTCCGCAGCGCCAGAATCTGCCGCGCACTGTCCCACCAGTCGTCCGCCGGACACTGCGGCGCCACCACAATGAACGGCAACACACGTCCGGCCGCGATCAGTTTCGGCGGACCGTGCTGCTTCACCCGCTCCAGATCGTCGCCGCGCTCCCCTGCGCCGTGCAGAAACAGCAGCAGCGGCCAGCGCTGTGGCCCCTCGCGCTCGTAGCCGGGCGGACACGCCAACCAGTAGCGCACCCGTACCCGCAGGCTCGCCGCACCGTCCAGCACCTTCGCATCCATCGTCATCCCATTCGTCGGGGCGGGGCTGCTGTGCGCCACCGGCACCACCGCCAGCGACGCGGCCACCACCCCAGCCCGCCAACACCAACCGTGCCCGCTCATGGCGCGGAGTGTATCGGCCGCAGCTCCCGTTGCCAACGCGCGGCCGTGCGCCCCCGCCGCTTGCGACCCGCACGCCGCCCCGCTATGCTGACCCCGAAGACGAGGTGCGACGATGAATCAGGAACAACTCCCGCCGGGGTTCACCGAGCACGATATCCTGTTTGAGTGCCCGAACTGCGGCAAAAGCCTCGGTATCGATGAACGCGGCGCGGGGTTGGTCGTCAAATGCCCCGACTGCGGCCAACGCATGCAGGTGCCAACCCGCGAGGAGCAGGCGATCGCACCGCCCGGCTCGGACACCGAACTGCTCGCGGGGGAAGCCAGCGAAGAGGCCGCGTTGAAGGCAAAGGTCGAGCGGCTCCAGGTGACCATGGAAGAGGTGCTCGACCGCAAACGCTATCTCGAAAAGCTGCGCATTGATCACGCGCTGCGGTTCGAGCGCATCCGGGAGGAGATGGCGACGATCCAGGCCGCGCTCGATCGAATGACGGACATCCTGCAGGACGTCGGCGATCGGCGGGACGCGAAGTCGCTCTGATCCGGCCGACCGGCGGAAAGGAGGCGGTCATGGCACGACTCGAGGAACTGTATACAGCGATCTGCAGCGGCAACCGGCCGGCGGTTCAAACGATCCTGCAGCGCGAGCTTGCCGCGGGCCGTAGCCCGTCGGAACTGCTCACCGAAACCATGATTCCCGCGATGCGGGACGTCGGCGAGCGGTACTCGCGCCGCGAGCTGTTCATCCCGCAAATGATGATCGCCGCGCGCGCCATGGAGGCGGGGCTGCAGATCCTCGAGCCGCTGCTCGTGAAGACCGGCCACGAGCCGCGCGCCACCATCTGCATCGGCACCGTGAAAGGCGACCTGCACGACATCGGCAAGAACCTCGTCGCGATGATGCTCAAAGGCGCCGGCTTCCGGGTGATTGACCTGGGCACCAACGTGGACGTGCTGAAGTTCGAAAAGGCGGTGAACGACGGCGCCCGCGCGGTGCTGATGAGTGCGCTGCTGACCACCACAATGCCCTACATGAAAACCGTCGCGGACCACTTCCGCGGCTCGCCCGGTGTGAAGATCATCATCGGCGGCGCGCCGATCACGCAGGAATACGCCGACGAAATTGGCGCGCACGGCTACGGCGAGGACGCGGGCGCCGCGGTGCGCGTGGTAGAGCGCTGTCTCGGCCTCGCCGGCTGATTCGCCGCCTCTCCTGCGATGACCATCACCGTGCGGCTGGGCGGCGAAACCCGTACCGTGCCGCTCCGGCCGGGCGAAACCCTCGATTGCACCGCCGCGCGCGCAGGATGGCCGCTGAACACCCTCTGCGGCGGCCGCGGGCGGTGCGGCCGCTGCGCGGTGATCGTAGAGAGCGGTCGGATCCGCATCCGCGCGGCCATCGCCGAAATCCATCGCGGCGAGCCCCGGCGCGTGCTCGCCTGCCAGACCACCACGATCGAGGGCGCGCCGTGCGAGTTCGAGATTCCGGTGGCCTCGCGCAGCCCCGCCGAAGGCCGCGTCGTCGCCGACTGCGCGATCGCGCTCGGCGGTTGGCGCCCCCGTCTCCATCGCGCCGAAGTCCGGCCTCCCCCGGACGAGCCCGGCGCCGTCGCCTCCGATGCGGAACTGGCGGAAGCCGCTGCCATCGCCACCGGCGCACCCACCCCGCCGGCCCTCGACATCGACGCTCTCGAGCGTCTGCACGCGGAACTCGCCCGCTACGGGCGCGCCGAGCTCTGGTGGCTGGAGCGCGCCGGCCGCGCGCTCCCGGCGGAGATCCGGTCCGCCACCGCCCCGCCTCCGCTCGGCCTCGCGCTCGACATCGGCACCACCACCGTCGTCGCGACGCTCGTCGAACTGGACAGCGGCCAACCGCTCGCAACCGCCTCCGACTACAACGCCCAGATGAGTCGCGGCGCGGACGTCGCCTCGCGCATCAGCGCCGCCGAAGATCCCGCGGGCCGCCGCCAGCTGCAGGAACTGGTCATCGGGACGGCCAACCGGCTGATCCAGCGCGCCTGTGCGCGCGCGCACCGCTCGCCCGACGACATCCTGCACGTGGTGCTGGCCGGCAACAGCGTGATGGAACACCTCGCGCTGGGGCTCTCGCCGGTCGGCATCGGGCGAATTCCGTTCCGCCCGGCCGCGCGGCGCTACCCGCCCCTGCGCGCCACGCGGGTCGGCCTGGCCACCGATCCGCGCGCGTGGGTCGAGGCGATTCCGTCACTCTCCGGCCATGTCGGCGGCGACCTCACCGCCGACGCCGCGATCAGCGGCCTGCTCGACCGCACCGGCCGCTGGCTGCTGGTCGACATCGGCACGAACGGAGAAATTCTCTTTTGGAACGGCCAACGACTGCTCTGTGCGGCCACCGCGGCCGGCCCCGCGTTCGAAGGTGCCGGCCTCGCCTGTGGCATGCGCGCCGAGCCTGGCGCGATCGAACGGCTGCGCTGGCATGCGGACCACTTCGAGTACGAAACCATCGGTGGCGCGCCACCCGTCGGGATCTGCGGCTCCGCCGCGGTGGACGCGCTCGCGGAGCTCGCGCGCGCGGGCCGGCTGGACGCGACGGGTCGGCTCGACTGGCACGCGCTCCGGCGCGCCGGCGCCGGCATCACTGTGCATCAGCGCGGCCACGACCTTCGCGCGGTGATCGTCGCTCCCTCCGAGCCAACCGCACAGGGCTCCCCCATCGTGCTGAGCGAGGCGGACATCGCCGAACTCTTGAAGGCCAAGGCGGCGGTGCACGCAGGCATCGTCACACTACTGCGTGCGGCCGGCTGCGGGCCGCACGACCTCGACGGCGTCATCGTCGCCGGCGGATTTGGCCGGCACCTCCACCTGCGGAACGCGATGCGCATCGGTCTACTGCCGGACCTGCCGCTCGAAATCATCGAAGTGATCGGCAACGGCGCGCTCGGTGGCGCGCTGCAGGGGCTCGGTGACCCGCGGGCGCCCGAAATCTGGGAACGGCTGGTGCGGATCGCCGAGCCGGTCGAACTGAACCTCTGCGAGGGGTTCGAGGGCGAGTTCGTTGACTCGCTGCTGATCCCGCACGCGGACCCATCGAGGTTCGAGCAGGTGCTCGCCGACGAATCGAACGAGCCGCCCGCTCAGCCGCCGCCAACGACCTCCCACCAGATTCGCTGAAGCCGCCGGATCTCCGCCGCCGGATTAAGCGAGGCGCCGACCGCGCGCACGACCGCGAAGTTCACGAAACCGGCGCGCAGCACCGCTTCGAGGTTCGTCGCATCAATGCCGCCGATCGCCACCGCAGGGCATCCGGCCAGCTCTGCCGCCCGTGCGGCCGCCACCGGCCCCAACGGCGGATCGCCATCTGGCTTCGTCGGCGTCGCAAAAACCGGCCCCACACCGACATAGTCGGCACCGAGCTCGCGGGCACGTGCCGCCTGGGCTGCGTTGTGCGTCGAGAGGCCGATCAC
Above is a window of Kiritimatiellia bacterium DNA encoding:
- a CDS encoding mechanosensitive ion channel family protein, whose product is MVEWRVAWIGGVALGALLGGRVLRVYLERWAGAAGRRGRPLQQSAAAALARCAPGTIGALALARILPQLPWPAPLAPGVAAVARVLDVLAVGWVAWAMVAVVVRWLELTAQRSRSRLDEMLVPIVGHSLRATVLVLVMVQVAQTLSDKPVTSILAGLGIGGLAVALAAQDSLRNFFGSIVLLADKPFGLGDRIAAGDLDGVVESVGLRSTRLRTLDGELVTIPNGDLAGRAIRNYGRRTFIRSQSVIGITYDTPPQRVERAMEILRELLDRHEGFNAERPPRVHFREYGPYSLNLQVVYWYHPADWWAYLDHHSRLNLEILRRFAAEGIQFAFPTQTVHIAGGAGALRPSEEDRT
- a CDS encoding corrinoid protein yields the protein MARLEELYTAICSGNRPAVQTILQRELAAGRSPSELLTETMIPAMRDVGERYSRRELFIPQMMIAARAMEAGLQILEPLLVKTGHEPRATICIGTVKGDLHDIGKNLVAMMLKGAGFRVIDLGTNVDVLKFEKAVNDGARAVLMSALLTTTMPYMKTVADHFRGSPGVKIIIGGAPITQEYADEIGAHGYGEDAGAAVRVVERCLGLAG
- the thiE gene encoding thiamine phosphate synthase, with translation MRDRFGLYLVLTEPVAGYERCAAAAVECGVAWVQLRMKREPPDERRRIAERIREITRGSATGLIINDDLALAREVSADGLHLGQGDPPGPAEARRQWGRVEVVIGLSTHNAAQAARARELGADYVGVGPVFATPTKPDGDPPLGPVAAARAAELAGCPAVAIGGIDATNLEAVLRAGFVNFAVVRAVGASLNPAAEIRRLQRIWWEVVGGG
- a CDS encoding glycoside hydrolase family 140 protein — translated: MMRWPAYVTRGFVTGILAAFVAGSAARAAPLPRLQVHPERRYLQTEDGRPFFWLGDTAWELFHRLNREEALHYLDTRARQQFNVVQAVALAELDGLRVPNAYGHLPLEDLDPARPAERPGPANDYWDHVDFIVRAANERGIYVGFLPTWGDKWTAAAGGAGPVVFNATNAYVYGRWLGRRYREAGIVWILGGDRTVDSDEHRAIMDAMARGLREGDGGAHLITFHPRGGRSSSEWFHDAPWLDFNMRQNGHDAVWPAYARTTRDWERQPVKPVLDGEPIYEGHPVGFRAQEHGVSLAADVRRALYWDLCAGAFGHTYGHHSVWQMWAPGRAPVNAPILSWREAIREPGAEQMRHARRLIESRPFFTRIPDDSLIAPHPTNTNAVPGAGLRRFAATRDREGRWAMVYAPCGRSFRVNAAPLREGRWVAWWYDPRTGEALKIGEFEKAALPVFTPPAAGEQLDWVLVLDEAAQNWPPPGEPRREG
- a CDS encoding prolyl oligopeptidase family serine peptidase, with translation MSGHGWCWRAGVVAASLAVVPVAHSSPAPTNGMTMDAKVLDGAASLRVRVRYWLACPPGYEREGPQRWPLLLFLHGAGERGDDLERVKQHGPPKLIAAGRVLPFIVVAPQCPADDWWDSARQILALRTLLDDVIAAHRVDRDRVYVTGLSMGGFGTWRLAAEFPELFAAIAPICGGGPWYRAGALRQVPAWVFHGADDPVVPLRESEVMVEALRRVGAQPRFTVYPNTGHDAWTAAYEGPELYEWLLQHRRGAAPAAGGAQ
- a CDS encoding ASKHA domain-containing protein; amino-acid sequence: MTITVRLGGETRTVPLRPGETLDCTAARAGWPLNTLCGGRGRCGRCAVIVESGRIRIRAAIAEIHRGEPRRVLACQTTTIEGAPCEFEIPVASRSPAEGRVVADCAIALGGWRPRLHRAEVRPPPDEPGAVASDAELAEAAAIATGAPTPPALDIDALERLHAELARYGRAELWWLERAGRALPAEIRSATAPPPLGLALDIGTTTVVATLVELDSGQPLATASDYNAQMSRGADVASRISAAEDPAGRRQLQELVIGTANRLIQRACARAHRSPDDILHVVLAGNSVMEHLALGLSPVGIGRIPFRPAARRYPPLRATRVGLATDPRAWVEAIPSLSGHVGGDLTADAAISGLLDRTGRWLLVDIGTNGEILFWNGQRLLCAATAAGPAFEGAGLACGMRAEPGAIERLRWHADHFEYETIGGAPPVGICGSAAVDALAELARAGRLDATGRLDWHALRRAGAGITVHQRGHDLRAVIVAPSEPTAQGSPIVLSEADIAELLKAKAAVHAGIVTLLRAAGCGPHDLDGVIVAGGFGRHLHLRNAMRIGLLPDLPLEIIEVIGNGALGGALQGLGDPRAPEIWERLVRIAEPVELNLCEGFEGEFVDSLLIPHADPSRFEQVLADESNEPPAQPPPTTSHQIR